Proteins found in one Promicromonospora sukumoe genomic segment:
- a CDS encoding DUF5682 family protein: protein MSGGAAALTDAEVRDDADVREGAAVRDSAVGRRAGAVWDLAPDRLRAAADAVARLRAERGIYFAPVRHHSPACAVAVRAAIEELRPSAVLIEGPEEFTRLIPDLLHEATRPPIAVLSLGDSGSGAGSGSGSGSGAKPGAQGDGDRGEGAGFYPLASFSPEWVALHAGRDVGADLRFIDRSFGERSAAERAVSGPGEPGATSGLDEQPDPFARTLMSERYLAHSEAVATLARRLGCRDHDEVWDHLFESRRSAELADWRAVFDDVFAWAALARLDYEESVLAADGSLDREARMSARIGEAVVEAALSAEAGVDARAESADGADGAAVGPVLVVTGAFHTLALVEALSGAPEGAPVRDRQPEGGFGPVQHREAWLVRYDHERLDGLRGYGAGMPSPGYYERLHAAHLRELAGDTETFPALRTALAADAAKADASKSVALKGDVAKRGAAKRRTAKGGAASSATAAAGTASSGTVSSGTVSSSTASSGTASSGTAASGTGDASLAAPGPVGARALAAEILVDVARGAVERGHAVSLPQVGAAAASATRLADLRERAFAGRTDLLDAMRSCYVQDDGGVGGPGEPERPLGLAIAEVFGGRALGDVPPGSASPPLVRDVRERVLAVKLTIDDSVPRTARLDARRTASHRAKRQVLALLDFVGAGFGQLVSGPDHVAGRGLGLITEEWQYCWTPLVEARLVEMVHLGATLEAVAVARLTEAEARLAGSGPSSAPAAGPGAGAGSGAGAGSGAASGTGSASVDALARLVAQALVIGMGSHLPRIVSLLRVTLDTDRNVDSVVSGARRLLGLWEARIELGAEEYAGELLDLVSQALATAAYLVSDLGKVRAEDEDAAIGTLIGLRSLLRDAAAADSANSDAVNAGAANIGAASSDGVGSVNRIAVERELARLRDDEDTAPAVSGALLALGFTDGEVADDVLVTRVRGALSAGADPGAAVRFLGGVMRAAPDLILHTPEMFDAVDDALRTLEGDAFLAVLPDLRRAFTWLRPTETHRLAKRVAERTGARVDQVDVRVALSEDDLTTGLLLDRELTAVLERDGLAHWAAGTGGVAGAAPAAAVAVGSGTAAGTAGTAGSAARTAAREAAGGEA, encoded by the coding sequence GTGAGCGGCGGGGCCGCGGCGCTGACCGACGCCGAGGTGCGGGACGACGCTGATGTGCGCGAAGGCGCCGCGGTGCGGGACTCCGCCGTCGGCCGGCGCGCGGGCGCCGTCTGGGACCTCGCGCCCGACCGCCTGCGCGCGGCCGCGGACGCCGTGGCGCGGCTGCGGGCCGAGCGCGGCATCTACTTCGCGCCCGTGCGGCACCACAGCCCGGCGTGCGCCGTCGCGGTGCGCGCGGCGATCGAGGAGCTGCGGCCGTCGGCCGTCCTCATCGAGGGGCCGGAGGAGTTCACGCGGCTCATCCCGGACCTGCTGCACGAGGCGACCCGCCCGCCGATCGCGGTGCTGAGCCTCGGTGACTCGGGCTCGGGTGCTGGGTCTGGCTCCGGGTCGGGCTCGGGTGCGAAGCCCGGAGCGCAGGGCGACGGCGACCGCGGGGAGGGCGCGGGGTTCTACCCGCTCGCGTCCTTCTCCCCGGAGTGGGTCGCCCTGCACGCGGGCCGCGACGTCGGCGCGGACCTGAGGTTCATCGACCGGTCCTTCGGGGAACGGTCGGCCGCGGAGCGCGCGGTGTCGGGGCCGGGTGAGCCGGGCGCGACGTCGGGCCTCGACGAGCAGCCCGACCCCTTCGCGCGGACGCTCATGTCCGAGCGGTACCTGGCGCACTCCGAGGCGGTCGCGACGCTCGCGCGCCGGCTGGGCTGCCGCGATCACGACGAGGTGTGGGACCACCTCTTCGAGTCGCGGCGCAGCGCCGAGCTGGCCGACTGGCGCGCGGTGTTCGACGACGTCTTCGCCTGGGCTGCGCTCGCCCGACTCGACTACGAGGAGAGCGTCCTCGCCGCCGACGGGTCCCTGGACCGCGAGGCCCGGATGTCGGCCCGCATCGGGGAGGCAGTAGTAGAAGCAGCACTGTCGGCTGAGGCAGGGGTGGATGCCCGGGCCGAGAGCGCAGATGGCGCAGACGGTGCTGCCGTCGGCCCGGTGCTCGTCGTGACCGGGGCCTTCCACACGCTGGCCCTGGTGGAGGCGCTGTCCGGCGCGCCGGAGGGTGCGCCGGTCCGCGACCGGCAGCCCGAGGGTGGCTTCGGCCCGGTGCAGCACCGCGAGGCCTGGCTGGTGCGCTACGACCACGAGCGCCTCGACGGGCTGCGCGGCTATGGCGCGGGCATGCCGTCGCCCGGCTACTACGAGCGCCTGCACGCGGCGCACCTGCGCGAGCTGGCGGGCGACACCGAGACATTCCCAGCACTTCGCACGGCTCTCGCGGCTGACGCAGCGAAGGCCGACGCATCGAAGAGCGTCGCACTGAAGGGTGACGTGGCGAAGCGCGGGGCGGCGAAGCGTCGCACGGCGAAGGGCGGAGCAGCGTCATCGGCCACGGCGGCGGCCGGCACAGCATCATCGGGCACGGTGTCATCGGGCACGGTGTCATCCAGCACAGCGTCATCGGGCACAGCGTCATCCGGCACGGCGGCCTCCGGCACCGGGGACGCGTCGCTCGCGGCGCCCGGCCCGGTCGGCGCGCGCGCCCTCGCCGCGGAGATCCTGGTCGACGTCGCCCGAGGCGCCGTCGAGCGCGGCCACGCGGTGAGCCTGCCGCAGGTGGGCGCCGCCGCGGCGTCCGCGACCCGGCTCGCTGACCTGCGCGAGCGCGCGTTCGCCGGTCGCACCGACCTGCTGGACGCGATGCGTTCGTGCTACGTGCAGGACGACGGCGGAGTCGGCGGGCCGGGCGAGCCGGAGCGGCCGTTGGGGCTCGCGATCGCCGAGGTGTTCGGCGGCCGGGCGCTGGGCGACGTGCCGCCCGGCAGCGCCTCCCCGCCGCTCGTGCGCGACGTGCGCGAGCGGGTACTGGCCGTAAAGCTCACCATCGACGACTCGGTGCCGCGCACGGCGCGCCTCGACGCGCGCCGGACGGCGTCGCACCGCGCCAAGCGGCAGGTGCTGGCGCTGCTCGACTTTGTCGGCGCCGGCTTCGGGCAGCTCGTCTCGGGTCCGGACCACGTGGCCGGCCGCGGGCTCGGGCTGATCACGGAGGAGTGGCAGTACTGCTGGACGCCGCTGGTCGAGGCGCGGCTCGTGGAGATGGTGCACCTCGGCGCGACGCTGGAGGCGGTCGCCGTCGCCAGGCTGACCGAGGCGGAAGCGCGTCTCGCGGGCTCGGGCCCCAGCTCGGCGCCAGCTGCCGGGCCTGGTGCTGGGGCTGGGTCAGGAGCAGGGGCGGGGTCGGGAGCTGCCTCGGGGACGGGGTCGGCGTCGGTCGACGCACTCGCGCGGCTCGTCGCGCAGGCGCTGGTGATCGGGATGGGGTCGCACCTGCCCCGGATCGTCTCGCTGCTCCGCGTCACCCTCGACACGGACCGCAACGTGGACTCCGTCGTCTCGGGTGCGCGCCGGCTGCTCGGCCTGTGGGAGGCGAGGATCGAGCTGGGCGCCGAGGAGTACGCGGGCGAGCTGCTCGACCTGGTCAGCCAGGCGCTCGCCACCGCGGCGTACCTGGTCAGCGACCTGGGCAAGGTCCGGGCCGAGGACGAGGACGCCGCGATCGGCACCCTGATCGGCCTGCGCTCCCTGCTGCGGGACGCGGCCGCCGCCGACAGCGCGAACTCCGACGCGGTGAACGCGGGCGCGGCGAACATTGGTGCTGCGAGCTCCGACGGCGTCGGCTCCGTCAACCGCATCGCCGTCGAGCGCGAGCTCGCGCGCCTGCGCGACGACGAGGACACCGCACCCGCCGTCTCCGGCGCGCTGCTCGCCCTGGGCTTCACCGACGGCGAGGTGGCCGACGACGTCCTGGTCACCCGGGTGCGCGGCGCCCTGTCCGCGGGAGCCGACCCGGGAGCGGCTGTGCGCTTCCTCGGGGGTGTGATGCGCGCGGCGCCGGACCTGATCCTGCACACGCCGGAGATGTTCGACGCCGTCGACGACGCGCTGCGCACGCTCGAGGGCGACGCCTTCCTGGCGGTACTGCCGGATCTGCGGCGCGCCTTCACCTGGCTGCGCCCGACGGAGACGCACCGGCTGGCCAAGCGCGTGGCGGAGCGGACCGGGGCGCGCGTCGACCAGGTGGACGTACGGGTCGCGCTGTCGGAGGACGACCTGACGACCGGCCTGCTCCTGGACCGGGAGCTGACCGCCGTGCTGGAGCGCGACGGCCTGGCCCACTGGGCCGCGGGAACCGGAGGTGTTGCGGGAGCCGCGCCGGCAGCAGCTGTGGCGGTGGGATCAGGAACAGCAGCAGGAACAGCAGGAACAGCAGGATCAGCAGCAAGAACAGCGGCGCGAGAAGCCGCAGGAGGAGAAGCATGA
- a CDS encoding ATP-binding protein: protein MRAPKDVMTTDTTAPDTTSGTTAAAGTNAEIRPPAEIRYAAELATLDAWDAERGHERPPGWRLSPRAVRAFVVGSEELGVTRKFYGDDPLVDRAVVSLMGRQGLMLVGEPGTAKSMLSELLSAAVSGSSTLTVQGTAGTTEDHVRYSWNYALLVSEGPSERSLVPSPICTGMREGRVVRFEEITRCAPEIQDTLVSILSEKQLMVPELGPDARVAARPGFTVIATANLKDRGVHEMSAALKRRFSFETVAPVRDRAFEIELVQRQLAAELGPEGDRPEVPRDVLEVLVTVFQDLRTGSTREGAPVKRPETVMSTAEAVNVAVAASLEARYLGDGTVTAAEVARQVAGVALKGEDEDARRLRHYVDNVVRERARTDARWKAFFTAAEPLWR from the coding sequence ATGCGAGCACCGAAGGACGTCATGACCACGGACACCACTGCCCCGGACACCACTTCAGGTACCACCGCCGCGGCAGGCACGAACGCCGAGATCCGCCCGCCCGCCGAGATCCGCTACGCCGCCGAGCTGGCGACCCTCGACGCCTGGGACGCCGAGCGCGGGCACGAGCGCCCTCCGGGCTGGCGGCTGAGCCCGCGTGCGGTGCGCGCGTTCGTCGTGGGCTCCGAGGAGCTCGGCGTGACCCGTAAGTTCTACGGCGACGACCCGCTGGTCGACCGCGCCGTCGTCTCCCTGATGGGGCGCCAGGGCCTGATGCTGGTGGGCGAGCCCGGTACGGCCAAGTCGATGCTGTCGGAGCTGCTGTCGGCGGCGGTGTCGGGCAGCTCGACGCTGACGGTGCAGGGCACCGCGGGTACCACCGAGGACCACGTCCGCTACTCGTGGAACTACGCGCTCCTGGTGTCGGAGGGCCCGAGCGAGCGGTCGCTGGTGCCGTCGCCGATCTGCACGGGCATGCGCGAGGGGCGCGTCGTGCGCTTCGAGGAGATCACGCGCTGCGCCCCGGAGATCCAGGACACGCTCGTCTCCATCCTCTCGGAGAAGCAGCTCATGGTCCCCGAGCTCGGCCCCGACGCGCGGGTCGCCGCCCGGCCTGGCTTCACCGTGATCGCCACGGCGAACCTCAAGGACCGCGGCGTGCACGAGATGTCCGCGGCCCTCAAGCGCCGGTTCAGCTTCGAGACCGTGGCCCCGGTGCGGGACCGCGCGTTCGAGATCGAGCTGGTGCAGCGCCAGCTCGCGGCCGAGCTCGGACCGGAGGGCGACCGGCCCGAGGTGCCGCGCGACGTCCTGGAGGTGCTGGTCACCGTGTTCCAGGACCTGCGCACGGGCAGCACGCGCGAGGGTGCGCCGGTCAAGCGTCCGGAGACCGTCATGTCCACGGCCGAGGCCGTCAACGTCGCCGTCGCGGCGTCGCTGGAGGCCCGGTACCTCGGGGACGGCACGGTCACGGCCGCGGAGGTCGCGCGGCAGGTGGCCGGCGTGGCGCTCAAGGGCGAGGACGAGGACGCGCGCCGCCTGCGGCACTACGTCGACAACGTGGTGCGCGAGCGCGCCCGCACCGACGCCCGCTGGAAGGCGTTCTTCACCGCGGCAGAGCCGCTGTGGCGGTGA
- a CDS encoding DUF4132 domain-containing protein — MLQELMDRVRGGDETARGVADALAPLSLLGTGQYEDAVGYVLEGTTPEILTSLASAATDDVDKLLDEPGRTSYWSSWVSPDLVKKVAAQHKNWTKDKGINGRRRVYALGAMSQVVRLARLMAQTGDTVEIPGAPEWFSLLLHDVGHIGTPKRNRSGSGDQATRTRWTPATFEEAAIEGGIPADDAPRLVLFGIAHRSAKGRSWYSDAREGILKSPGFDEYSARHAALLADVVPTLGASGKEEVLDRIGKRTSTQEAASDEFAQIVAALAVDQAKGVRISALKDLARLSDDQQVALLAPHLATAPSGRLVEAVTRLAGLDGGLAACEAALAPLRDENGKIAAGQSARAKLLEQTVERSRALDTPAEPVHIELPEWQPLPDVLLDDAWLAQLKAEIQKTTAETRDNLAELKKQAKGGGRKDWALKSVQGNLDRLEKITEKDLDALPAALSGALPGAPSDGAPSKKKSAQYRSSALIQWLTERRRDPFAGQGLMVHIRLQALAHAGNGNQNHLLWSLRGHLDELTDLRQLHDALVRARIQDPEQLITDLVLHRWWGQEEITTSVSWPWFAERPHLLERALQSGENSGDRIAKALDVLREFPVVPPMVLPNLTGLALGSGKTHRIAAQQVLEAHAGARPLAEQALADTKSEVRASAATWLARIGDPASVPALRAALKKERREAARAALLSALESLGDDISADLAPEILEAEATKGLKAKMPASLDWFPFEQVPDVRWAAGAGAGAGAGAGDVVPRDVVRWWIVLATKLKAPSGEGLIARYVGLLDPASRGALGSFVLRAWVAQDTRNPSVENSRKYADQYAQSRWDGLQSSIKRYPEYYADQAGQTVEDFWKRLYREDQATYLGSATQEKGLLALTVGMPGAGLATTAQHYFAAHKGRRAQAEYLVRALAANGDRAAVQQLLAVSRRFKQRTVQETAGALAQDIADRNGWDGDQLADRTVQTAGFDDDGILRLDLGGPSAAGGEGGEGSGAGEGASERVVTGRITEAFTLELRNPAGKVVKALPAKRASDDDETYAEAKRQLKESRAELKAVVALQTQRFAEAMVTGRTWSFADWREFVLGHPLMSRLAARLVWAAEVPGADGAEGSAAGSAAGSVVTFRPGDGGALIDVDDEDVTLPAEARVSLVHAATLGDEAADAWRGHLADYEITPLFDQGLGADAGAGTADALPDLPGTATVIDTRRGWLSDSFTIRGRATKLGYSRSQAEDAGWFSAYTKDYPTLGLTVEIEFTGAFLPEENITAAVQDLVFRRTGTWDDRGRLALKDVPKVLLAVSYRDYVNVADGGVFDADWEKKSQY, encoded by the coding sequence ATGCTGCAGGAGCTGATGGACCGGGTGCGGGGCGGCGACGAGACGGCGCGAGGCGTGGCGGATGCGCTCGCACCGCTGTCGCTGCTCGGCACCGGTCAGTACGAGGACGCGGTGGGCTACGTGCTGGAGGGCACGACGCCGGAGATCTTGACGAGCCTGGCGTCCGCCGCCACGGACGACGTCGACAAGCTGCTCGACGAGCCGGGGCGCACCAGCTACTGGTCGAGCTGGGTCTCGCCCGACCTCGTCAAGAAGGTCGCCGCCCAGCACAAGAACTGGACCAAGGACAAGGGCATCAACGGCCGCCGCCGCGTCTACGCCCTCGGCGCCATGTCCCAGGTCGTCCGCCTCGCCCGGCTGATGGCGCAGACCGGCGACACCGTCGAGATCCCGGGCGCGCCGGAGTGGTTCTCCCTCCTGCTGCACGACGTCGGGCACATCGGCACGCCGAAGCGGAACCGGTCCGGCTCCGGCGACCAGGCCACGCGCACCCGCTGGACCCCCGCCACGTTCGAGGAGGCCGCGATCGAGGGCGGCATCCCGGCCGACGACGCCCCGCGCCTCGTGCTGTTCGGCATCGCGCACCGCTCCGCCAAGGGCCGCTCCTGGTACTCCGACGCCCGCGAGGGCATCCTCAAGTCGCCCGGGTTCGACGAGTACTCCGCGCGGCACGCCGCGCTCCTGGCCGACGTCGTCCCCACGCTGGGCGCCTCCGGCAAGGAGGAGGTGCTCGACCGGATCGGCAAGCGCACCTCCACGCAGGAGGCCGCCAGCGACGAGTTCGCGCAGATCGTCGCGGCCCTCGCCGTCGACCAGGCCAAGGGCGTGCGGATCTCGGCTCTCAAGGACCTCGCCCGCCTCTCCGACGACCAGCAGGTCGCGCTGCTCGCGCCGCACCTGGCCACGGCGCCGTCGGGCCGCCTCGTCGAGGCCGTGACCCGCCTGGCCGGGCTGGACGGCGGCCTCGCTGCGTGCGAGGCGGCGCTCGCCCCGCTGCGCGACGAGAACGGCAAGATCGCGGCCGGGCAGAGTGCCCGCGCCAAGCTGCTGGAGCAGACCGTCGAGCGGTCCCGCGCGCTGGACACGCCCGCCGAGCCGGTCCACATCGAGCTGCCCGAGTGGCAGCCGCTGCCCGACGTCCTGCTCGACGACGCCTGGCTGGCGCAGCTCAAGGCCGAGATCCAGAAGACGACCGCCGAGACGCGCGACAACCTCGCGGAGCTGAAGAAGCAGGCCAAGGGCGGAGGCCGCAAGGACTGGGCCCTCAAGTCCGTCCAGGGCAACCTCGACCGGCTGGAGAAGATCACCGAGAAAGACCTCGACGCGCTCCCGGCCGCACTGTCCGGCGCGCTCCCGGGCGCGCCGTCCGACGGGGCACCCAGCAAGAAGAAGTCCGCGCAGTACCGGTCCTCCGCGCTGATCCAGTGGCTTACCGAGCGCCGTCGCGACCCGTTCGCCGGGCAGGGCCTCATGGTGCACATCCGGCTCCAGGCGCTGGCGCACGCCGGCAACGGCAACCAGAACCACCTGCTGTGGAGCCTGCGCGGGCACCTCGACGAGCTCACCGACCTGCGCCAGCTCCACGACGCCCTCGTGCGCGCGCGCATCCAGGACCCCGAGCAGCTCATCACCGACCTCGTGCTCCACCGCTGGTGGGGACAGGAGGAGATCACGACGTCCGTGTCCTGGCCCTGGTTCGCCGAGCGGCCGCACCTGCTGGAGCGCGCCCTGCAGTCGGGCGAGAACAGCGGCGACCGCATCGCCAAGGCGCTCGACGTGCTGCGCGAGTTCCCCGTCGTGCCGCCCATGGTGCTCCCGAACCTCACCGGGCTCGCCCTCGGTTCGGGCAAGACCCACCGCATCGCCGCGCAGCAGGTCCTGGAGGCCCACGCCGGAGCACGGCCCCTGGCCGAGCAGGCGCTCGCGGACACCAAGAGCGAGGTGCGCGCGTCGGCCGCGACGTGGCTGGCCCGCATCGGCGACCCCGCCTCGGTGCCGGCCCTGCGCGCCGCCCTGAAGAAGGAGCGTCGCGAGGCGGCCCGAGCCGCGCTGCTGTCGGCCCTGGAGTCGCTCGGCGACGACATCTCGGCCGACCTCGCGCCCGAGATCCTGGAGGCCGAGGCCACCAAGGGGCTCAAGGCCAAGATGCCGGCGAGCCTCGACTGGTTCCCGTTCGAGCAGGTCCCGGACGTCCGGTGGGCCGCTGGTGCTGGTGCTGGTGCTGGTGCTGGGGCCGGCGATGTCGTTCCCCGGGACGTCGTCCGCTGGTGGATCGTGCTCGCGACCAAGCTCAAGGCGCCCAGCGGCGAGGGCCTGATCGCCCGGTACGTCGGGCTGCTGGACCCGGCCTCGCGCGGCGCGCTCGGCTCGTTCGTGCTGCGCGCCTGGGTCGCCCAGGACACCCGCAACCCGTCCGTCGAGAACTCCCGCAAGTACGCCGACCAGTACGCGCAGTCCCGCTGGGACGGCCTGCAGTCCTCGATCAAGCGCTACCCCGAGTACTACGCGGACCAGGCCGGGCAGACCGTGGAGGACTTCTGGAAGCGGCTCTACCGCGAGGACCAGGCCACCTACCTCGGGTCGGCCACGCAGGAGAAGGGCCTGCTCGCGCTGACCGTCGGGATGCCCGGCGCCGGGCTCGCCACGACCGCCCAGCACTACTTCGCCGCGCACAAGGGTCGTCGCGCCCAGGCCGAGTACCTGGTGCGGGCGCTTGCCGCCAACGGCGACCGGGCCGCGGTGCAGCAGCTCCTTGCCGTGTCGCGCCGGTTCAAGCAGCGCACGGTCCAGGAGACGGCCGGTGCGCTCGCCCAGGACATCGCGGACCGCAACGGCTGGGACGGCGACCAGCTCGCCGACCGTACCGTGCAGACCGCCGGCTTCGACGACGACGGCATCCTGCGCCTCGACCTGGGCGGGCCGTCCGCTGCTGGTGGTGAGGGCGGTGAGGGCTCTGGTGCCGGGGAGGGCGCGAGCGAGCGCGTCGTCACCGGGCGCATCACCGAGGCCTTCACTCTGGAGCTGCGCAACCCCGCGGGCAAGGTGGTCAAGGCCCTGCCGGCCAAGCGAGCGTCCGACGACGACGAGACGTACGCCGAGGCGAAGCGCCAGCTCAAGGAGTCGCGTGCCGAGCTGAAGGCCGTCGTGGCGCTCCAGACGCAGCGGTTCGCGGAGGCCATGGTCACCGGCCGTACGTGGAGCTTCGCCGACTGGCGCGAGTTCGTGCTGGGCCACCCCCTGATGTCCCGCCTCGCGGCGCGCCTGGTGTGGGCCGCTGAGGTGCCCGGGGCTGACGGCGCTGAGGGCTCGGCTGCGGGCTCTGCTGCCGGCTCGGTCGTGACGTTCCGGCCGGGCGACGGCGGCGCGCTGATCGACGTCGACGACGAGGACGTGACCCTCCCCGCGGAGGCCCGCGTCTCGCTCGTGCACGCCGCCACCCTCGGGGACGAGGCCGCGGACGCCTGGCGCGGCCACCTCGCGGACTACGAGATCACGCCGCTGTTCGACCAGGGCCTCGGCGCTGACGCGGGCGCGGGCACGGCCGATGCGCTGCCGGACCTGCCGGGCACCGCGACCGTCATCGACACCCGCAGGGGCTGGCTCAGCGACTCGTTCACGATCCGCGGCCGGGCCACCAAGCTCGGGTACTCGCGGTCGCAGGCGGAGGACGCCGGCTGGTTCTCGGCCTACACCAAGGACTACCCGACGCTCGGCCTGACGGTCGAGATCGAGTTCACCGGTGCGTTCCTGCCCGAGGAGAACATCACCGCCGCGGTCCAGGATCTCGTGTTCCGCCGCACCGGGACGTGGGACGACCGGGGCCGGCTCGCCCTCAAGGACGTGCCCAAGGTGCTGCTCGCGGTGTCCTACCGGGACTACGTGAACGTGGCCGACGGCGGGGTCTTCGACGCCGACTGGGAGAAGAAGAGCCAGTACTGA
- the aspS gene encoding aspartate--tRNA(Asn) ligase, producing MRPPLPYPSTSPSVSAPARTLARDLPSVPPGTAVRLQGWVHRRRELSTVTFLVLRDRTGLAQVVIRTAAGPDGVGHGAPDVPPEETTVEVNGTVTANPQAPGGVEITGPASAGTSDAGSGESGPVITPLTDLAETPPVELWRPTLTAALPTLLDHAAVAWRHPAQKARWEVAAASLRGFRATLDAAGFTEVCTPKLVGTATESGANVFPVDYFGRPAYLAQSPQFYKQQLVGVFERVYEVGPVFRAEPHDTVRHLAEYRSLDVELGFVRDHRDVLAVLRDVLAGMADAVRASGAAERLGVEVPKVPDRFPVLHFADALELVGAPADEPDLAPEHERALGQWALAEHGSDFVAVEGYPMAKRPFYTHPESAHPEPGSGPEASRWSNSFDLLFRGLELVTGGQRLHRYADYVAAIEARGEDPASYASYLEAFRHGMPPHGGFAIGLERWVARLVGATNVREVTPFPRDLHRLVP from the coding sequence ATGAGACCACCCTTGCCGTACCCGAGCACGTCCCCGAGTGTTTCCGCGCCCGCCCGCACTCTCGCCCGCGACCTGCCGTCCGTCCCGCCGGGGACGGCCGTGCGGCTGCAGGGCTGGGTGCACCGCCGTCGGGAGCTCTCGACCGTGACGTTCCTGGTGCTGCGCGACCGCACCGGCCTCGCCCAGGTGGTGATCCGGACCGCTGCGGGACCGGACGGCGTCGGACACGGGGCGCCGGACGTGCCGCCCGAGGAGACCACCGTGGAGGTGAACGGCACGGTCACCGCGAACCCGCAGGCACCCGGCGGCGTGGAGATCACCGGGCCGGCCAGTGCTGGGACGAGCGACGCCGGAAGCGGCGAGTCCGGACCGGTGATCACGCCGCTCACGGACCTCGCCGAGACCCCGCCCGTCGAGCTCTGGCGGCCCACTCTGACCGCCGCGCTGCCCACGCTGCTCGACCACGCCGCTGTCGCCTGGCGGCACCCCGCCCAGAAGGCGCGCTGGGAGGTCGCGGCCGCGAGCCTGCGCGGGTTCCGCGCGACGCTCGACGCCGCGGGCTTCACCGAGGTCTGCACGCCCAAGCTGGTCGGCACGGCCACGGAGTCGGGGGCGAACGTGTTCCCCGTCGACTACTTCGGCCGGCCCGCCTACCTGGCGCAGTCGCCGCAGTTCTACAAGCAGCAGCTGGTCGGCGTCTTCGAGCGGGTCTACGAGGTGGGGCCCGTGTTCCGGGCCGAGCCGCACGACACGGTGCGGCACCTCGCGGAGTACCGCTCGCTCGACGTCGAGCTCGGGTTCGTGCGCGACCACCGCGACGTGCTGGCCGTCCTGCGCGACGTGCTGGCCGGGATGGCCGACGCCGTCCGCGCGTCCGGGGCCGCCGAGCGGCTCGGCGTCGAGGTGCCGAAGGTGCCGGACCGGTTCCCGGTGCTGCACTTCGCCGACGCCCTGGAGCTGGTCGGCGCGCCTGCCGACGAGCCGGACCTCGCGCCCGAGCACGAGCGCGCCCTGGGGCAGTGGGCGCTGGCCGAGCACGGGTCCGACTTCGTCGCGGTCGAGGGGTACCCGATGGCGAAGCGGCCGTTCTACACGCACCCTGAGTCCGCGCACCCCGAGCCCGGTTCTGGGCCGGAGGCATCCCGGTGGAGCAACAGCTTCGACCTGCTGTTCCGCGGCCTGGAGCTGGTCACGGGAGGGCAGCGCCTGCACCGGTACGCCGACTACGTGGCGGCGATCGAGGCCCGGGGCGAGGACCCGGCGTCGTACGCGTCCTACCTGGAGGCGTTCCGGCACGGCATGCCGCCGCACGGCGGGTTCGCCATCGGGCTGGAGCGCTGGGTGGCGCGGCTCGTGGGGGCGACGAACGTCCGTGAGGTGACTCCGTTCCCGCGGGACCTGCACCGGCTCGTGCCGTAG